A single Geothermobacter hydrogeniphilus DNA region contains:
- a CDS encoding methyl-accepting chemotaxis protein — MKRHYKRRNFFINKEFQGRFIFLYFTFSFAGVIFFALIFSFLSQDHLTIAYSGQQLQFGKTPLVLLRELVEANWIFLITVGVFIALVSMFLTHRVAGPLFRFERTFEAISNRDLDWRVVLRSKDEAKQAAGKLNAANDTLNTDLRAILARSEHLDSILEKLQEGDAAEALLLRQARAENQGILDLLKGYRFRSG, encoded by the coding sequence ATGAAACGCCACTACAAACGCCGCAACTTCTTTATCAACAAGGAATTCCAGGGCCGCTTCATCTTCCTGTACTTCACTTTCAGTTTTGCCGGCGTGATTTTCTTCGCCCTGATCTTCAGCTTTCTTTCCCAGGACCACCTCACCATCGCCTACAGCGGCCAACAGCTGCAGTTCGGCAAGACCCCCCTGGTGCTGCTGCGCGAACTGGTCGAGGCCAACTGGATCTTCCTGATCACCGTCGGCGTCTTCATCGCCCTGGTGTCGATGTTCCTCACCCACCGGGTCGCCGGCCCCCTGTTCCGCTTTGAACGGACCTTCGAGGCCATCAGCAATCGCGATCTCGACTGGCGGGTGGTGCTGCGCAGCAAGGATGAGGCCAAGCAGGCCGCCGGCAAGCTCAATGCCGCCAACGACACTCTAAATACCGATTTGCGGGCCATACTGGCCCGCAGTGAACACCTCGATTCAATATTGGAGAAACTGCAGGAGGGCGACGCGGCAGAAGCACTGCTGCTGCGCCAGGCACGGGCCGAGAATCAGGGGATTCTCGACCTGTTGAAGGGATACCGTTTTCGCTCAGGGTAA